The Algoriphagus sp. TR-M9 genome has a window encoding:
- a CDS encoding glycoside hydrolase family 88 protein, with protein sequence MNLESQFSINHLEKPLNRFWELSGQKIKLIESSFDTADGAPVFTEKGKYVTRGWTEWTQGFQFGSAILQFDATGENEYLELGRKNTLNKMAPHLTHNGVHDHGFNNVSTYGNLLRLIKEGKIESNEWEKNFYTLALKVSGAVQAMRWTEIPSGGFIYSFNGPHSLFVDTIRSCRALVVSHALGHVLQSENDKRISLIERAIQHILSTVKYSIYYGEGRDTYDISGRTAHEIIFNTNDGNYRCPNSQQGYTGFSTWTRGLSWAICGLGETLEILDQIKEEDYAAVISKQDLIQTLTKAAKATADFYLANTPTDGIPYWDTGAPNLHKMGDYLSKKSDPFNDFEPVDSSAACIAAQGLIRIGNWMKKSDPTQSEKYIQAGIQIAGNLFSEPYLSTDPDHQGLILHSIYHQPNGWDYQPEAQKAPYGESCMWGDYHARELALLLQRMLKQENYYSFFNCVSP encoded by the coding sequence ATGAATCTTGAATCACAATTCAGCATAAACCACCTGGAAAAACCTCTCAATAGATTCTGGGAGCTATCTGGGCAAAAAATAAAATTGATAGAATCCTCCTTCGATACCGCAGACGGGGCTCCTGTTTTTACCGAAAAAGGTAAATATGTCACCCGTGGCTGGACAGAATGGACCCAGGGGTTTCAATTTGGCTCAGCCATACTTCAGTTTGACGCCACTGGCGAAAATGAGTATTTGGAACTGGGCAGAAAAAACACCCTGAATAAAATGGCGCCTCACCTCACCCATAATGGGGTGCACGACCATGGGTTCAATAATGTGAGTACTTATGGGAATTTACTTCGACTGATCAAGGAAGGTAAAATCGAATCCAATGAATGGGAAAAGAATTTCTATACACTGGCACTAAAAGTAAGTGGTGCCGTACAAGCTATGCGCTGGACAGAAATTCCGTCAGGAGGTTTTATCTATTCCTTTAACGGACCGCACTCCTTGTTTGTAGACACCATCCGTTCCTGCAGGGCATTGGTGGTTTCACATGCTTTAGGCCATGTATTACAAAGCGAAAATGACAAAAGAATCTCTCTGATCGAACGGGCTATACAGCACATTTTGAGTACGGTAAAATACTCCATCTACTACGGTGAGGGCAGAGACACCTACGATATATCCGGAAGAACAGCCCATGAAATCATTTTCAATACCAACGATGGGAATTATAGATGTCCTAATTCCCAGCAAGGTTACACCGGATTCAGCACTTGGACACGGGGACTCTCCTGGGCAATCTGCGGACTTGGCGAGACGCTGGAGATACTTGATCAAATAAAAGAAGAGGACTATGCAGCTGTTATCTCCAAGCAGGATCTGATCCAAACACTCACCAAAGCAGCCAAAGCCACCGCTGACTTTTACCTGGCTAATACACCTACCGACGGCATCCCATACTGGGACACCGGAGCTCCCAATCTCCACAAAATGGGCGATTACCTGAGTAAAAAGTCCGACCCGTTCAATGACTTTGAGCCGGTGGATTCCTCTGCAGCTTGCATCGCTGCACAAGGCCTGATCAGGATTGGGAATTGGATGAAAAAGTCGGACCCAACACAGTCCGAAAAGTACATTCAGGCAGGAATTCAAATTGCAGGAAATCTTTTCTCTGAACCCTATTTATCTACAGATCCCGATCACCAAGGCTTGATTTTGCACAGCATATACCATCAGCCAAATGGCTGGGATTATCAACCAGAAGCCCAAAAGGCTCCTTACGGAGAATCTTGCATGTGGGGTGACTATCATGCCCGTGAGTTGGCTTTGCTGCTGCAGCGTATGCTTAAGCAAGAGAACTATTACAGCTTCTTTAACTGTGTAAGCCCATGA
- a CDS encoding sodium:solute symporter family protein → MIGWLIFFFTLFLAMLGYASYRSYKKDRTSDDFIFAGSNIGTILGFLTFSAALFSAFTFMGMPDFFRSHGVGAWIFLALSDALMVFFLIWFGYALRKRASINGYKGVAGLMKSCYKNSFAGYLVFASAFLFLIPYVAIQIRGISIFLDAAFPDMFPYWAWSALLVFIMLIYSEIGGLKAIVYSDAIQGVIMLTVIWIIGVTCLQMSGGLEDGLAKVSETNADLLTLPGPNGLFTSPFLIASAIAIVLIPVSQPQFTTRLVVMKSLKSVHRMAYAVGIFAILVILPTAFIGLYGAIQYPDASTADFLTKALLFDQAVPVAALAVVGLFAACLSTTNAQIFALGTELRSMLTGTDKANMKVTKFSILVFSLIVLVFSTYMSDELVLLARVSFAGTSMIAPVVLGAVIFKNPPPALIWLSTLALAIFLLSLAGIVPSVIAGYPLDFLMYCVLFVITFILMLRHHLTQKSAYES, encoded by the coding sequence ATGATTGGATGGCTGATTTTCTTCTTCACCTTATTTCTGGCCATGCTGGGCTATGCTTCCTACCGCTCTTACAAGAAAGATAGGACATCAGACGACTTTATCTTTGCAGGGTCAAACATCGGTACCATTTTAGGCTTCCTGACTTTCTCAGCCGCATTATTTTCCGCATTCACTTTTATGGGAATGCCGGATTTCTTCAGGTCTCACGGAGTGGGTGCCTGGATTTTCCTGGCTCTATCTGATGCTTTGATGGTCTTTTTCCTGATTTGGTTTGGATATGCATTGCGCAAGCGGGCGAGCATCAATGGCTACAAAGGAGTCGCCGGACTGATGAAGTCTTGCTATAAAAATTCATTTGCAGGCTACCTAGTCTTTGCCAGTGCGTTCCTCTTTTTGATTCCTTATGTGGCTATTCAGATCAGAGGAATATCCATATTTCTAGATGCTGCATTTCCGGACATGTTTCCGTATTGGGCATGGTCTGCTTTACTCGTATTTATCATGCTGATCTATTCGGAAATCGGCGGCCTCAAAGCCATTGTTTACAGTGATGCCATACAAGGTGTCATCATGCTGACCGTAATCTGGATCATCGGCGTGACCTGCCTCCAGATGAGCGGAGGGCTGGAAGATGGATTGGCTAAAGTCTCCGAAACCAACGCTGACCTATTGACCCTCCCGGGACCAAATGGGCTCTTTACCAGCCCTTTCCTAATCGCTTCTGCGATAGCCATAGTTTTGATTCCGGTTTCTCAACCCCAGTTTACTACACGCTTGGTAGTGATGAAAAGCCTGAAATCCGTGCACAGAATGGCCTATGCCGTGGGCATCTTCGCAATTCTCGTAATTCTGCCCACAGCCTTCATAGGCCTATATGGAGCTATCCAATACCCAGATGCCAGCACAGCTGATTTTCTTACCAAAGCCCTGCTTTTTGACCAGGCAGTACCAGTAGCTGCTTTAGCGGTGGTGGGCTTATTTGCAGCCTGTCTTTCCACCACCAATGCACAAATATTTGCTCTGGGAACAGAGCTGAGATCTATGCTCACCGGTACAGATAAAGCCAACATGAAAGTGACCAAATTTTCCATCCTGGTTTTCTCCTTGATAGTTTTAGTATTTTCCACCTATATGAGTGACGAACTGGTATTGCTGGCTAGGGTAAGTTTTGCTGGTACTAGCATGATCGCACCTGTGGTGCTTGGAGCAGTCATTTTCAAAAATCCACCTCCAGCGCTTATCTGGCTTTCCACGCTTGCTTTGGCTATTTTCCTGCTTTCCCTAGCAGGTATTGTCCCTAGTGTGATTGCCGGTTATCCTCTCGACTTCCTGATGTACTGTGTACTCTTTGTTATAACTTTTATCCTGATGCTTCGCCATCACTTGACTCAAAAATCCGCTTATGAATCTTGA
- a CDS encoding FdhF/YdeP family oxidoreductase, translating to MASNSRKNIKFQSSGNFTGIRLTEPSSYAAGFTGVKVALQHTFKEMGISRAMKTLGHMNQTEGFDCPGCAWPDPEKPSKIAEYCENGAKALAEEATTHTLDNAFFSNYSIQEISTWSDYKIGKSGRLIAPMILKPESNHYEEITWLEAYRIIADHLHALESPDEAIFYTSGRSSNEAAFLYGLFARAFGTNNMPDCSNMCHESSGVALTETLGIGKGSVKLEDFEEAEVVLVIGQNPGTNHPRMLSALEKCKSKGGKIISINPLQEAGLIRFRNPQQVSGMLGSGVELTDVYLQVKINQDVALLKLIQKKLSTLDQVDQQVFDRDFIAEYTEGYEKLMRDLDQYTEQELLERCGVAESKIDQAVNLLAHPKKIIICWAMGLTQHKNGVDNIKECVNLLLLKGSLGKPGAGTCPVRGHSNVQGDRSVGIMHFVSAELNKAIKNTFGFDAPEKPGVDVVHAIPAMHSGKAKVFIGLGGNFVSAASDTEYTAAALQACDLTVQISTKLNRSHLVTGKTALILPTLGRSEKDLKNGAQRHFTVENSMGIVHQSKGFLEPISDKVKSEPEIIGDLAGTFFRGNHPVDWKKLGNDYDLLREKLGEVISQFKDINTKSKGSGFYLPNNVRDLDFSKLPNQKAQFSVTPLPNHELREHEFLLMSIRSHDQFNTTIYGLDDRYRGIHNERRVLFMNPEDMQLLALKKMEVVNISSFYDSQERKVFNFLVIPYQIPKGNLAAYFPETNPLVPIHEFAEKSNTPISKSIRVSVEKAV from the coding sequence ATGGCCAGCAACTCCAGAAAAAACATCAAGTTCCAAAGTTCAGGAAACTTTACCGGAATTAGGTTGACCGAACCCAGCTCCTACGCTGCTGGATTTACCGGGGTGAAAGTAGCCCTTCAGCATACCTTCAAAGAAATGGGCATCAGCAGAGCGATGAAAACCCTCGGGCACATGAACCAAACCGAGGGGTTTGACTGTCCGGGATGTGCCTGGCCTGACCCAGAGAAACCATCCAAAATCGCTGAGTACTGCGAAAATGGAGCTAAAGCTTTAGCCGAAGAAGCCACCACACATACGCTGGACAATGCTTTTTTCTCCAATTATTCTATTCAGGAAATCTCCACTTGGTCAGACTATAAAATAGGGAAAAGCGGCAGGCTCATCGCCCCGATGATCCTCAAACCCGAAAGCAATCACTACGAAGAAATCACCTGGCTGGAAGCCTATAGAATCATAGCAGATCACCTCCACGCCTTAGAAAGCCCCGATGAAGCTATCTTCTACACTTCAGGAAGATCCAGCAATGAAGCAGCTTTTCTGTATGGACTATTTGCCCGGGCATTTGGAACCAATAATATGCCCGATTGCTCGAATATGTGTCATGAGTCAAGCGGTGTGGCACTGACTGAAACACTGGGCATCGGCAAAGGATCTGTGAAACTGGAGGACTTTGAAGAAGCAGAGGTAGTGCTAGTCATCGGTCAAAACCCTGGCACCAACCATCCCAGGATGCTTTCAGCACTGGAAAAATGCAAAAGCAAAGGAGGCAAAATAATAAGTATAAACCCACTACAAGAAGCCGGACTAATTCGCTTTCGAAACCCACAGCAAGTCTCAGGAATGCTGGGAAGTGGAGTGGAATTGACCGATGTTTACCTGCAGGTCAAGATCAATCAGGATGTAGCCCTGCTTAAATTAATCCAGAAGAAACTGTCCACACTGGACCAGGTGGACCAGCAGGTTTTTGACCGTGATTTCATCGCGGAATACACCGAGGGATATGAGAAATTAATGCGTGATTTGGATCAATATACGGAGCAAGAGCTTCTGGAACGCTGCGGCGTAGCTGAATCCAAAATCGACCAAGCAGTAAACCTGCTAGCTCATCCAAAGAAAATCATCATCTGCTGGGCTATGGGGCTTACTCAGCACAAAAATGGAGTGGATAACATCAAAGAATGTGTCAACCTGCTCCTGCTGAAAGGCAGCCTAGGCAAACCGGGAGCCGGCACCTGTCCGGTGCGGGGGCATAGTAATGTGCAGGGGGATCGCTCTGTAGGAATCATGCATTTCGTCTCTGCAGAATTAAACAAAGCCATCAAAAACACCTTTGGATTCGATGCCCCGGAAAAACCCGGCGTGGATGTGGTGCATGCTATCCCTGCTATGCATAGTGGCAAAGCCAAAGTATTTATAGGATTGGGCGGGAATTTTGTATCCGCAGCCTCTGACACCGAGTACACTGCTGCGGCACTTCAGGCCTGTGACCTCACCGTGCAAATAAGCACCAAATTAAATAGAAGTCATTTGGTCACCGGTAAAACTGCCCTCATCCTGCCCACCTTAGGCAGGTCAGAGAAGGACCTGAAAAATGGAGCGCAGAGGCATTTCACAGTGGAAAACAGCATGGGTATAGTCCATCAATCCAAGGGCTTTTTGGAGCCAATCTCTGACAAAGTAAAAAGTGAACCGGAAATAATCGGGGATCTTGCCGGAACCTTTTTTCGCGGAAACCATCCCGTGGACTGGAAAAAATTAGGGAACGACTACGATTTACTACGTGAAAAACTGGGAGAAGTGATCAGCCAATTCAAAGACATCAATACCAAATCAAAGGGCAGCGGATTTTACCTGCCAAACAATGTACGTGATTTGGATTTCAGCAAGCTTCCCAACCAAAAAGCCCAGTTTTCGGTCACTCCCTTGCCCAATCACGAATTGCGAGAGCATGAGTTTCTACTGATGAGTATACGCTCCCACGATCAGTTTAACACCACTATTTATGGGTTAGACGATCGCTACCGAGGCATACATAATGAGCGCAGAGTGCTATTCATGAACCCAGAAGACATGCAGCTGCTAGCGCTCAAGAAGATGGAAGTGGTAAATATCTCGAGCTTCTATGACTCCCAGGAGCGGAAAGTATTTAATTTTTTAGTCATTCCATATCAAATCCCCAAAGGTAACCTGGCTGCCTATTTCCCTGAAACAAATCCTTTGGTGCCCATTCATGAATTTGCTGAGAAAAGCAATACTCCAATCAGCAAATCTATCCGTGTCAGTGTGGAAAAAGCAGTTTAA
- a CDS encoding MmcQ/YjbR family DNA-binding protein, translating into MITPNEFAQIAFSFPNTESQPHLKQIAFKLIRGSLFATLNESAQVAQIGLPLDKQEEFHQLSPDCIYPLPNKWGKSGWTIFELKGVNEEVIRRALEVAYDAVSERKLKK; encoded by the coding sequence ATGATTACTCCAAATGAATTTGCACAGATCGCTTTTTCCTTTCCGAATACCGAAAGCCAACCTCACCTGAAGCAAATTGCCTTTAAATTGATCCGTGGTAGCCTTTTCGCAACACTTAATGAATCAGCACAGGTAGCCCAGATAGGCTTACCACTAGACAAACAAGAGGAATTTCATCAGCTCTCGCCAGATTGCATATATCCCTTGCCAAATAAGTGGGGCAAAAGTGGCTGGACTATTTTTGAGTTAAAAGGTGTCAACGAAGAGGTAATTCGCCGAGCTTTAGAAGTGGCCTACGATGCAGTTTCAGAAAGAAAACTGAAAAAATAG